Proteins from one Telopea speciosissima isolate NSW1024214 ecotype Mountain lineage chromosome 1, Tspe_v1, whole genome shotgun sequence genomic window:
- the LOC122661913 gene encoding phosphopantothenate--cysteine ligase 2-like, producing MICLQIFPMDSRNGSEAPQEILDTDVKLFFESAPPRRDSLSLSKRLEEFIERNSSSSGNERPNRVVCVTSGGTTVPLERRCVRFIDNFSSGHRGAASTEYFLKAGYAVIFLHRRGTFQPYCRSLPEDSFLECFEVTEESSVQVCQSHSAVATRALRDHHAAVKKQLLLKLPYTSIFEYLQMLRMVAMSMRRLGSHCMFYLAAAVSDFYVPWECMVEHKIQSACGPLDMQLAQVPKMLSLLRKEWSPMAFCISFKLETDPKILLEKADKALRKYKVHMVVANELSTRKEEVIVVTESEKITVHRDKNQADDDVENPLIKLLVEKHSAYIEESIPRETA from the exons ATGATTTGTCTCCAGATATTCCCAATGGATTCAAGAAATGGATCAGAAGCTCCACAAGAGATACTGGATACAGATGTCAAATTGTTTTTTGAATCAGCTCCTCCTCGTAGAGATAGTCTCAGCCTTAGTAAGAGATTGGAGGAATTCATTGAAAGAAACTCCTCATCATCAG GAAATGAAAGACCTAATAGGGTTGTATGCGTAACATCTGGTGGTACTACAGTTCCTCTGGAACGGCGATGTGTTCGATTTATTGATAACTTCAGCTCAGGTCATCGAGGAGCAGCATCCACCGA GTATTTTCTGAAGGCTGGATATGCTGTCATCTTTCTTCATCGACG GGGAACCTTCCAGCCATATTGCAGATCGCTTCCTGAAGATTCTTTCCTGGAATGTTTTGAGGTTACAGAGGAGTCTTCTGTTCAAG TGTGTCAGTCGCATTCTGCAGTAGCGACAAGGGCACTCAGGGATCATCATGCT GCAGTAAAGAAACAGCTCTTACTGAAACTTCCTTATACCTCAATCTTTGAATATCTTCAG ATGTTAAGGATGGTTGCCATGTCAATGAGGCGTCTCGGGTCGCATTGCATGTTTTATCTTGCTGCTGCAGTATCCGACTTCTACGTTCCTTGGGAGTGTATG GTAGAGCACAAGATTCAATCAGCCTGTGGTCCTCTAGATATGCAACTAGCTCAAGTGCCAAAGATGCTCTCGCTGCTGAGGAAAGAATGGTCTCCCATGGCCTTCTGCATTTCTTTCAAG CTGGAAACAGATCCAAAGATTTTATTAGAGAAGGCTGATAAGGCCCTAAGGAAGTACAAGGTGCATATGGTAGTGGCTAACGAGCTTTCAACTCGTAAAGAAGAAGTCATAGTCGTCACAGAAAGTGAAAAAATTACAGTTCACAGAGACAAAAACCAGGCTGATGATGACGTGGAGAATCCTCTCATTAAACTCTTGGTAGAGAAACATTCAGCTTATATTGAAGAATCCATTCCAAGAGAAACAGCCTAG